Proteins encoded together in one Psychrobacter sanguinis window:
- a CDS encoding efflux RND transporter periplasmic adaptor subunit — protein sequence MKTPSKPDLYRRQNKLAALSLAVPLVLSACQVAPSSDQNAFMSKVSQLPSEQQSQMAKDTLLQALQNQSRSDYTYQVNVLGSNEQRRERLANATPQQLAMSDVPINHCEHVHDEAYVELLQQVEKAGLEIYDAKYSEEREAIKHAYQKCVAALEQPYSQVSYEQWLQQAVQQAKADLANAEAGIEPGRAEADRVEASLAKAEDDIEEEDFESFNESIDDSQSFSSPFGDISADALPGYDDSHTNLDARKAKLLNAYLLNPTSITGSGVYRASTGKVSILPTFAYQSRNLQMLNSHFIYIDAKQGAVYLWAETFAYMLSSSIDPNLGLEMKDKWIKIDLNDGSLPKSFLPDLLKAHLLAKDKMNANASAEQYRFTSPSQLQSQSSKPDEKHQPYLNEAALLIERNLTEQQYNEGMQLYLTTVYDQMTKKYPQLLQSENNSEQTDNRKYFSSEHIFTKIFDAIEKAKRENFVTKPDSLSSVKTIESDSDEKANEKKPAIEYAIKDESLAENKWLWRNVYGLDNRQRILWQLAQRQVDNSTSLPYGSNDLLSGVRLEALTQYDNVSSSAPMFATLPAGASMPSNSNSVSLQSYFENLKSRYDKGEGSEQGKILFESLQQIR from the coding sequence ATGAAAACCCCAAGTAAACCTGACTTATATAGAAGACAAAACAAACTGGCTGCGTTATCTCTAGCAGTCCCTTTAGTGCTTAGTGCCTGTCAGGTAGCGCCCAGCAGCGATCAAAATGCTTTTATGTCTAAAGTAAGTCAATTGCCTAGCGAGCAACAATCTCAAATGGCAAAAGATACCTTATTGCAGGCATTGCAAAATCAAAGTCGTAGTGATTATACCTACCAAGTAAATGTGTTAGGTTCTAATGAGCAAAGAAGAGAGCGTCTTGCCAATGCCACACCGCAGCAGTTAGCGATGAGTGATGTGCCCATCAATCACTGTGAACATGTTCATGATGAAGCTTATGTTGAGTTATTGCAGCAAGTAGAGAAAGCTGGCCTTGAAATATACGATGCCAAATATTCAGAAGAGAGAGAAGCCATCAAACACGCTTATCAAAAGTGTGTTGCTGCTTTAGAGCAACCTTACTCACAAGTGTCTTATGAGCAGTGGCTACAACAAGCGGTACAACAAGCAAAAGCTGATTTGGCCAATGCCGAAGCAGGTATTGAGCCAGGTAGAGCTGAAGCTGATAGGGTAGAAGCAAGTTTAGCTAAAGCTGAGGATGATATTGAAGAGGAGGATTTCGAGAGCTTTAATGAGTCGATTGATGATTCACAATCATTTAGTAGTCCGTTTGGAGACATTAGCGCTGATGCCTTGCCAGGTTATGATGACTCTCATACCAACCTAGATGCCCGCAAGGCCAAACTATTAAATGCCTATTTATTAAATCCTACGAGTATTACTGGTTCTGGAGTATATCGAGCTTCAACGGGCAAAGTAAGCATCCTGCCAACTTTCGCTTATCAAAGTCGCAACCTGCAAATGCTAAATAGCCACTTTATTTATATCGATGCCAAGCAGGGGGCGGTATATTTATGGGCCGAGACCTTTGCCTATATGTTGTCCTCTTCTATAGATCCAAATTTAGGTTTGGAGATGAAAGACAAGTGGATCAAAATAGATTTAAATGATGGTAGCCTACCCAAAAGCTTCCTTCCAGACTTGCTTAAGGCTCATCTATTGGCTAAAGACAAAATGAATGCCAATGCTTCGGCAGAGCAGTATCGCTTTACATCTCCCTCGCAGCTACAAAGCCAATCTTCTAAGCCAGATGAAAAGCATCAGCCTTACTTAAATGAGGCCGCGCTATTAATTGAACGAAATCTGACTGAACAACAGTACAATGAGGGTATGCAGTTGTATTTAACCACTGTATATGATCAGATGACAAAGAAATACCCTCAACTGCTTCAGTCAGAAAATAACAGTGAGCAAACGGATAACCGCAAATACTTTAGTAGTGAGCATATTTTCACCAAAATTTTTGATGCTATTGAAAAAGCAAAACGAGAAAATTTTGTGACTAAGCCAGACAGCCTAAGTTCTGTTAAAACCATAGAGAGTGATAGCGATGAGAAAGCTAATGAAAAAAAGCCGGCTATTGAGTATGCAATCAAGGATGAGTCATTAGCAGAGAATAAATGGTTATGGCGTAATGTCTATGGTTTAGACAATAGACAGCGCATTCTTTGGCAATTGGCACAGCGCCAAGTAGATAACAGTACAAGTCTGCCTTATGGGTCAAATGATTTGCTGTCTGGGGTTCGCTTAGAAGCCTTAACTCAATACGACAACGTATCTAGCTCTGCGCCTATGTTTGCAACATTACCAGCAGGCGCTTCTATGCCCTCTAATTCAAACAGCGTGAGCTTACAGAGTTATTTTGAAAATTTAAAGTCAAGGTATGACAAAGGTGAGGGTAGTGAACAAGGCAAAATCTTGTTTGAAAGCTTGCAACAAATCAGGTGA
- a CDS encoding carbon starvation CstA family protein has product MNSAIVLLLGILAMLAGYFFYSKFFAKHILGLDNSIPTPAHSMKDGIDYVPTNKYVLWGHHFTSVAGAAPIIGPAIAVIWGWVPAVLWVVLGTIFMAGIHDMSAVWASMRNKGQSIGSIAGSVMGGRVRTLMMVVIFLLLLMVNAVFGVVIANMMIKTPTAVIPVWGALVVAFIIGQCIYRFKMNLVLVSTVGVIALYALIYIGTLVPVVLPETMFGLPDNAVWIIFLFIYAAVASLLPVWMLLQPRDYINGLQLFVGLILLFGAILVATPDIVAPALNHNLPVDTPSIMPLLFVTIACGAISGFHGLVSTGTTSKQIDKEEDVRFVGYFGAVGEGLLALGAVLATTAGFATLAEWEGIYQKFGDGSIGAFIDGGATILNNGMGIEIVLSQTILTVMAALFAGTTMDTGVRLQRYIFQEFGEVYNLPALKKGVVATLLAVGTCLLIAFGAGGIDGSGGMIIWPLFGTTNQLMAALTLMIVTVILLRKGKTVWYTLAPLTFLLLMAVFALILQLKSFYLEGNWLLIVMDIIILIATIMVTFESFSVLRREWKQHRG; this is encoded by the coding sequence ATGAACAGTGCAATTGTATTGCTGTTGGGCATTTTAGCCATGCTCGCCGGCTATTTCTTTTATTCTAAATTTTTTGCTAAACATATTTTAGGGCTGGATAACTCTATTCCCACGCCTGCCCATAGTATGAAGGATGGTATTGATTACGTCCCGACCAATAAATATGTGCTTTGGGGGCATCACTTTACCTCAGTTGCAGGGGCAGCGCCAATTATTGGACCAGCTATTGCTGTAATTTGGGGCTGGGTACCTGCGGTACTATGGGTCGTGCTCGGTACGATCTTTATGGCAGGCATCCATGACATGTCCGCTGTATGGGCCAGTATGCGCAATAAGGGTCAATCTATTGGCTCCATTGCAGGTTCGGTAATGGGCGGCAGAGTACGTACCTTAATGATGGTGGTTATCTTCTTGCTGCTATTAATGGTCAACGCGGTATTCGGGGTGGTCATTGCCAATATGATGATCAAGACGCCGACAGCAGTTATCCCGGTTTGGGGTGCTTTAGTCGTTGCCTTCATCATCGGTCAGTGTATTTATCGCTTTAAGATGAATCTGGTTTTGGTGTCTACTGTGGGGGTAATTGCCTTATACGCTCTGATTTATATAGGCACTCTAGTACCAGTGGTGTTGCCTGAAACTATGTTTGGGTTACCAGATAACGCGGTATGGATTATCTTCTTATTTATATATGCTGCGGTTGCCTCACTATTACCCGTTTGGATGCTTCTACAGCCTCGAGACTACATTAACGGTCTTCAGTTATTCGTGGGACTAATCTTATTGTTTGGTGCCATATTAGTAGCGACGCCAGATATCGTTGCGCCTGCCCTTAACCATAACTTGCCTGTAGACACACCATCAATTATGCCATTGTTATTCGTAACGATTGCTTGTGGTGCTATCTCTGGCTTCCATGGTTTGGTCTCTACCGGTACAACTTCTAAGCAGATTGATAAAGAAGAAGATGTACGTTTTGTAGGATACTTCGGTGCAGTAGGGGAAGGTTTACTAGCGCTGGGTGCGGTATTGGCGACTACAGCAGGCTTCGCAACCCTAGCAGAGTGGGAAGGTATATATCAAAAATTCGGCGATGGCTCAATTGGTGCCTTCATTGATGGTGGTGCCACTATTTTAAATAATGGCATGGGAATTGAGATTGTCCTATCACAGACTATTCTAACGGTAATGGCTGCCTTATTTGCGGGCACTACTATGGATACTGGGGTGCGTTTACAGCGTTATATTTTCCAAGAGTTTGGTGAAGTTTATAACTTGCCTGCCTTGAAAAAAGGTGTGGTTGCTACCTTACTGGCTGTGGGTACCTGTCTATTAATCGCCTTTGGTGCCGGTGGTATCGATGGTTCTGGTGGTATGATTATCTGGCCGTTATTTGGTACAACGAACCAGTTAATGGCTGCCTTAACCTTGATGATTGTTACAGTGATTTTATTACGCAAAGGCAAGACCGTATGGTATACCTTAGCGCCACTGACTTTCTTATTATTAATGGCAGTATTTGCCTTAATTCTTCAGTTAAAGAGTTTCTACTTAGAGGGCAACTGGCTGTTGATCGTGATGGATATCATCATCTTAATCGCCACCATTATGGTTACCTTTGAGAGCTTCTCTGTATTGCGCCGTGAATGGAAGCAACATAGAGGTTAA
- a CDS encoding cory-CC-star protein — MSEQRSLFSRFVEGLNEFYHAPYRQTLARAARDEEDLFMLLLFSESLGIDNPASFYTLELQPIFLEKFHEWHLRMGMPRCPLQHGGCC, encoded by the coding sequence ATGAGTGAGCAGCGGTCACTATTTAGCAGATTTGTAGAAGGGCTAAATGAGTTTTACCATGCGCCTTACCGTCAGACCTTAGCTAGAGCGGCTCGTGATGAAGAAGATTTATTTATGCTGTTACTTTTCTCAGAAAGCCTAGGTATTGATAATCCTGCCAGCTTTTATACTTTAGAGTTACAGCCTATATTTTTAGAAAAATTCCACGAATGGCATCTACGTATGGGCATGCCGCGCTGTCCACTACAACACGGTGGGTGTTGCTAG
- a CDS encoding DUF3482 domain-containing protein, which translates to MSTQDNNNTTSNLGGLFSDKAFNEAPNDRATATDSKTEAVNNSGSAQQQSITLSESETSQNDVADKNMTDYLQEARKTTVSEGEPLKLAVVGHTNTGKTSLLRTLLRDMYFGEVKNEAATTRHVERALIKDSQTGENLVALFDTPGLEDASGLMDWLEANTASRRDGIERLQQFLASDIAQGGELSSDLDDYSQEAKVIRQLLSSDMAIYVIDAREPVLGKYKDELAILSWSAIPVMPVFNFTDSQDTNISDWQTMLARRNLHISTRFDSVAFEFEDEMTLWQNLATMLTHPETLNQLILRRRDDWIQLYEQASIIIAHFLIDVAAYMREIDEDDDPMPVLKEMQEAVRQSERAMQEKLLNLYKFYDNTAVVTPLELSEYQQDPFDPELLKSYGIRTTSGAAAGALLGLGIDAAALGTTLGLGAAIGGLAGGLLSNTGTIADKLAGVKRLFIDPATLTLLATRSLDLLASLRHRGHAANADTPIAELQETSTPTWNSNKLPSELKKARGKPQWSSLTSGKSSLAEELRADAAWSLSGKLKRSRHEEKD; encoded by the coding sequence ATGAGCACTCAAGACAACAACAATACAACTTCTAATTTGGGCGGTTTATTTAGTGATAAGGCCTTTAATGAGGCTCCTAATGACAGAGCCACTGCTACTGACTCAAAAACTGAAGCCGTAAATAATAGCGGCTCTGCTCAGCAGCAGTCTATAACTTTATCTGAATCAGAAACCAGTCAGAATGATGTGGCTGATAAAAATATGACCGACTACCTGCAAGAGGCCAGAAAAACCACAGTCTCTGAAGGTGAGCCTTTAAAGTTGGCTGTTGTGGGTCATACCAATACCGGTAAAACCTCCTTACTGCGTACCTTGCTGCGCGATATGTATTTTGGGGAGGTGAAAAACGAAGCAGCTACCACAAGGCACGTAGAACGCGCTTTGATTAAGGACAGTCAGACCGGTGAAAACTTAGTCGCCTTATTTGATACCCCAGGATTAGAAGATGCCTCAGGATTGATGGACTGGCTAGAGGCCAATACTGCAAGCCGCCGAGACGGTATTGAGCGTTTACAGCAGTTTTTAGCCAGTGACATTGCTCAAGGCGGTGAGCTAAGTAGTGATTTGGATGATTACTCTCAAGAAGCGAAAGTCATTCGTCAGCTACTCTCAAGCGACATGGCCATCTATGTCATTGATGCTAGAGAACCGGTCTTGGGTAAATATAAAGACGAGTTGGCGATTTTATCTTGGTCAGCGATTCCAGTCATGCCGGTATTTAACTTCACAGATAGCCAAGATACCAATATCAGTGACTGGCAAACCATGCTGGCGCGTCGCAATTTGCATATTTCAACTCGCTTTGATTCTGTAGCCTTCGAGTTTGAAGATGAGATGACGCTTTGGCAAAACCTAGCGACGATGCTGACTCATCCTGAAACTTTAAATCAGCTTATTTTGCGCCGCCGTGATGACTGGATTCAATTATATGAGCAAGCCTCTATTATCATTGCTCATTTCTTAATTGATGTCGCCGCCTATATGCGAGAAATCGATGAAGATGATGATCCCATGCCGGTACTGAAAGAAATGCAAGAAGCGGTTCGTCAAAGCGAGCGCGCCATGCAAGAGAAGTTATTAAACCTATATAAGTTTTACGATAACACCGCAGTGGTTACTCCGCTTGAGCTAAGCGAATATCAGCAAGATCCTTTTGACCCAGAATTGCTTAAGAGCTATGGGATACGCACTACTTCTGGGGCTGCCGCAGGAGCACTACTGGGGCTAGGTATTGATGCTGCCGCTTTAGGCACTACATTAGGGCTTGGCGCGGCCATTGGCGGTCTTGCAGGGGGCCTTTTATCTAATACTGGTACCATTGCCGATAAGCTGGCAGGTGTTAAACGACTGTTTATCGATCCGGCCACCTTGACACTGCTTGCTACCCGCTCTTTAGATTTACTGGCATCCTTACGCCATCGGGGTCATGCCGCCAACGCCGATACCCCTATTGCTGAGTTGCAGGAAACCTCTACCCCAACTTGGAACTCAAATAAATTGCCTAGCGAGCTAAAAAAAGCCCGTGGCAAGCCTCAGTGGAGCAGTTTAACTAGCGGTAAAAGTAGCCTAGCAGAAGAGTTGAGAGCCGATGCTGCTTGGTCTTTATCGGGTAAATTAAAACGCTCAAGACATGAGGAAAAAGATTAA
- a CDS encoding ArsA family ATPase has product MEKLSSLVQQLLHTPIIFVGGKGGVGKTTTAAALAAKFAEQQQKALIVSTDPAHSLGDVFALNLASSSAKNKPKALTEYLDALELDPDLIIDEHFARVEKTISSYANPDMMPKIREHLQLSKSAPGAQEAAMLEAICRYLVDSVEQGIYHHIIFDTAPTGHTLRLLMLPEMMEAWTDGLLTQQRRQAKLKGAADNLATKKTKSALSNPFEDAKPVDKWQQAVDVLNARKNLFKRAGELLHDRQKTAVVLVLTADNLPIEETRRAVNQLKEANLAPAALVVNQLIEAEQSDQFWQNRAIRQQSLVKDIQSYFVDCPIYGIYLQPSDVRGKKALTKLN; this is encoded by the coding sequence ATGGAAAAACTATCAAGCTTAGTTCAGCAGCTGTTACACACACCCATAATATTTGTTGGCGGTAAAGGCGGGGTAGGTAAAACCACCACAGCAGCTGCTCTGGCCGCAAAATTTGCTGAGCAACAGCAAAAGGCCTTAATTGTCTCTACCGACCCGGCGCATAGCTTAGGTGATGTGTTTGCTCTGAACTTAGCCAGCAGTTCTGCTAAGAATAAGCCCAAGGCGCTAACTGAATATTTAGATGCGCTCGAGCTTGACCCTGACCTTATCATCGATGAGCACTTTGCTAGGGTCGAGAAAACCATCAGTAGTTATGCCAACCCCGATATGATGCCGAAGATTAGAGAGCATCTGCAGTTATCAAAAAGTGCTCCAGGGGCGCAAGAAGCGGCCATGCTAGAGGCCATTTGCCGCTATTTGGTAGACAGCGTAGAGCAAGGTATTTATCATCATATAATTTTTGATACCGCGCCCACAGGACACACTTTAAGATTGTTGATGCTACCAGAGATGATGGAGGCTTGGACCGATGGACTGCTTACTCAGCAGCGACGCCAAGCTAAGTTAAAAGGCGCAGCAGATAACCTTGCAACCAAAAAGACAAAATCTGCACTAAGTAACCCGTTTGAAGACGCCAAACCGGTGGATAAATGGCAACAAGCGGTTGATGTGCTAAATGCTCGCAAGAATTTGTTTAAAAGAGCAGGTGAGCTGCTACATGATAGACAAAAAACGGCGGTGGTATTGGTGCTAACCGCAGATAATTTGCCCATTGAGGAGACGCGCCGAGCTGTGAATCAGCTAAAAGAGGCCAATTTGGCCCCAGCTGCCTTAGTGGTCAACCAGCTAATTGAGGCTGAGCAAAGTGATCAGTTTTGGCAAAATAGGGCAATACGCCAGCAAAGCTTGGTAAAAGATATCCAGAGCTATTTTGTTGATTGCCCTATCTATGGTATTTACTTACAGCCCTCAGATGTGCGGGGAAAAAAGGCGCTCACTAAACTGAATTAA
- a CDS encoding DUF2868 domain-containing protein → MLSKQDQLTELVRKLETNNHVFATDPLLITERLQDEQATPLQKIHRRAERIDSNRALAGTLNKIDGRIKGIILIMSIAWCVSGFLGLFALLQSNVVNFFYVLVCLLGFHTLMLAGWLIFTIINRGSQSPSIITSFISPKTLIRGKDDVTQAAVELYDEQLQHTGMRWYLSRFSHQLWLATLTGMLFAIIFLLIVRQYSFSWESTLLSDQALMTLTHWLGWLPSLVGFNVPDAEAVVQSRLVTDVMPLSIARQWASLLVGSLLMYGIVPRAIAWAFCAVMFKRKKMKLDLNLPYYQKIISFWQRKVVDKDDFVEKVQPVAPKAKVTQGDKLVALLEYKHHDPTWYHAAGEPFISTVPEDFGILDDREDMDRMLQYLDNHNVQVLVGIHAKALPDRGTMRKLDKLATHAKQGVIVQLLQDTDALEEDNSARRQQWQTALAERNIGLVS, encoded by the coding sequence ATGCTATCCAAACAAGACCAACTGACCGAATTGGTGCGCAAACTTGAGACCAACAACCATGTTTTTGCCACAGACCCGTTATTGATTACTGAACGTCTTCAGGACGAGCAAGCCACGCCCCTACAAAAAATACATCGCCGAGCAGAACGCATTGATAGCAATCGCGCTTTGGCTGGCACGTTAAACAAAATTGATGGCCGTATTAAAGGCATTATTCTTATCATGAGTATTGCTTGGTGTGTCTCAGGCTTCTTAGGTTTATTTGCTCTATTGCAGTCTAACGTGGTGAACTTTTTCTATGTCTTGGTCTGTTTGCTGGGCTTTCATACGCTTATGCTGGCTGGTTGGTTGATTTTTACCATTATTAATAGAGGCAGCCAATCGCCCAGTATCATCACCAGCTTTATTAGTCCAAAAACGCTAATTAGAGGCAAGGACGATGTCACTCAAGCTGCAGTTGAGTTATACGATGAACAGCTGCAGCACACAGGAATGCGCTGGTATCTGAGCCGCTTTAGTCATCAGCTGTGGCTGGCAACCTTAACCGGCATGCTGTTCGCGATTATTTTCCTATTGATTGTGCGCCAATATAGTTTTAGCTGGGAGTCTACTTTACTTTCAGATCAAGCATTGATGACGTTAACCCATTGGCTGGGCTGGCTACCTAGTTTGGTAGGTTTTAATGTTCCTGATGCTGAGGCTGTGGTTCAAAGTCGATTGGTTACGGATGTTATGCCTCTGTCTATCGCTAGACAATGGGCAAGCCTGTTGGTAGGCAGCTTGCTAATGTACGGTATTGTGCCTCGCGCTATAGCTTGGGCTTTTTGTGCAGTGATGTTCAAACGTAAAAAAATGAAGTTGGATCTGAACCTACCTTACTACCAAAAGATCATTAGCTTTTGGCAACGTAAAGTGGTTGATAAAGATGATTTTGTGGAAAAAGTGCAGCCAGTTGCCCCTAAAGCTAAAGTCACACAAGGCGACAAGTTAGTGGCTTTATTAGAGTACAAGCATCATGATCCAACTTGGTATCATGCAGCTGGAGAACCCTTTATCAGCACGGTGCCTGAAGATTTTGGTATATTAGATGATAGAGAGGATATGGACCGAATGCTTCAGTATTTGGACAACCATAATGTACAGGTATTAGTAGGGATTCATGCCAAAGCGCTTCCCGATCGAGGAACTATGCGTAAGTTAGACAAGCTGGCTACTCATGCCAAACAAGGGGTTATCGTACAGCTACTACAGGATACTGATGCGTTAGAGGAAGACAATTCGGCACGTAGACAACAATGGCAAACGGCCTTGGCTGAGCGCAATATCGGCTTAGTTTCTTAA
- a CDS encoding TLD domain-containing protein yields the protein MKIKFASSEVSQSSPKIALIMVSSSVLALMGCQSSSTQFAPNSTLQAGSLISSVDYQKNTQRNQQAYQNQFSTDSGINSDEEAKSRLLTAITNHLVTPHVSVSQTLKHDSPFIKKGSIDEGSQSAYKTVLDIAIQEASDEENWEKSDAYRQEEGSSEEAVFIESDYDEDHDENYDYKNYDADEYEDYNVYESDNPYDEYEEDTSYQQLIDTLYEWYNRTPAQIEATNYYFNQNMSLNKISEFDPVNKKLSMVYSYDFASPTTYYSIQLPLALDFNRSELTLDPSALLPLVAIISPEHAPLPEELEATTVAFKLPQDIIDQVPPSVIYDAFISAIGYSLSELETANFTALDISNDAYAKKVGAHSAVKLNLDAKQTGKLLGITLKHMSDTLQEYVDLRPDLYPNSNFIKVALENWQQTNKKFQSGDLGSLFQLIEAVAPLSFNQSNYYYFDSRGKLIASQSSLLTGGDFMGATTTLLSQTRYDERGFKSHPLSELYQQSFGQPFSKQSPASVDGNAWIKKIQDRKDKLNQAYAARSDYDSEDALLGNESLNSIEDEAYQPSIRIIDYGNVNDYEKEGDYEQQYEQ from the coding sequence ATGAAAATAAAGTTTGCCTCCTCTGAAGTATCGCAGAGCTCTCCTAAGATTGCCTTGATAATGGTATCAAGTAGCGTTCTGGCACTCATGGGCTGTCAATCATCATCAACTCAGTTTGCCCCAAATTCTACCCTACAAGCTGGCTCATTAATCTCCTCAGTTGATTATCAAAAAAATACTCAACGTAACCAGCAAGCTTATCAAAATCAATTTAGCACCGATTCAGGTATTAACAGTGACGAAGAAGCTAAATCGAGACTTTTAACGGCAATAACCAATCATCTAGTAACGCCTCACGTGTCGGTTAGTCAAACTCTAAAGCATGACTCACCTTTTATTAAAAAGGGCAGTATTGATGAGGGCTCACAAAGTGCCTATAAGACTGTTTTGGATATAGCGATACAAGAAGCCTCTGATGAAGAGAATTGGGAAAAGTCTGATGCTTATAGGCAAGAAGAGGGTAGTTCTGAAGAGGCTGTTTTTATTGAGTCAGATTATGATGAAGATCATGATGAAAATTATGACTATAAAAATTATGATGCCGATGAGTATGAGGATTATAATGTCTATGAAAGTGATAATCCGTATGACGAGTACGAAGAGGATACGAGTTATCAGCAACTAATAGACACCTTATACGAGTGGTACAACCGCACGCCAGCACAGATTGAAGCTACCAATTATTATTTCAATCAAAACATGAGTTTAAATAAAATTAGTGAGTTTGACCCAGTTAATAAGAAACTTAGTATGGTCTATAGCTATGACTTTGCTTCGCCCACAACTTACTATTCGATACAGTTGCCTTTAGCGCTGGACTTCAACCGCTCTGAGCTGACTTTAGACCCTAGTGCTTTGTTACCATTAGTGGCAATAATATCTCCCGAGCATGCTCCTTTGCCTGAAGAGCTTGAAGCTACCACCGTGGCCTTTAAACTGCCACAGGACATCATTGATCAAGTTCCTCCATCAGTGATATACGATGCTTTTATTTCAGCCATTGGTTATAGCCTGAGTGAGCTTGAAACGGCAAACTTTACCGCTTTAGACATCTCTAACGATGCTTATGCCAAGAAAGTTGGGGCCCATTCAGCAGTAAAGCTTAACTTAGACGCTAAACAGACCGGTAAGTTGTTAGGCATCACTCTAAAACATATGTCTGACACACTGCAAGAATATGTGGATTTACGACCTGATTTATACCCAAATTCAAACTTTATTAAAGTAGCTTTGGAGAACTGGCAACAAACCAATAAAAAATTCCAAAGCGGTGACCTAGGGTCTTTATTTCAGCTAATCGAAGCAGTGGCTCCTTTGTCCTTCAACCAAAGTAATTATTATTACTTTGATAGCCGTGGAAAGTTAATAGCCTCTCAATCAAGCTTATTGACTGGAGGTGATTTTATGGGGGCGACAACCACGCTATTAAGTCAGACTCGATACGATGAGCGTGGCTTTAAATCTCACCCTTTAAGTGAGCTATATCAGCAGTCATTTGGGCAACCTTTTTCAAAACAGTCGCCTGCCAGCGTAGATGGCAATGCGTGGATTAAAAAAATCCAAGACCGAAAAGATAAATTGAATCAAGCCTATGCTGCGCGTAGTGATTATGACAGTGAGGATGCGTTGTTGGGTAATGAGTCACTAAACAGTATTGAGGACGAGGCCTATCAACCTTCTATTAGAATCATTGATTATGGCAATGTGAATGACTATGAGAAGGAAGGCGATTATGAGCAGCAATATGAGCAATAA
- a CDS encoding GNAT family N-acetyltransferase yields MTVKYTIKGFDELSAVDIYYILQARSQVFVVEQHCVYQDIDELDFDCLHLVAHMDKTLIGYCRIIPPNVGGNGTNPNPRIGRVLVLPDNRHHGVAREIMTRAIKHCHSKYGKKPIQIAAQTYLIHFYQSLGFEAVGQPYEEDGLDHIDMILNVAKRKKMPVPAIAKEVTVKGVMSNLILFLIAIGIVGLLYLLI; encoded by the coding sequence ATGACCGTTAAATATACCATTAAAGGCTTTGATGAGCTTAGCGCCGTTGATATTTACTATATCCTACAAGCCCGTTCTCAGGTGTTCGTGGTGGAACAACACTGTGTCTATCAGGATATTGATGAGCTAGATTTTGATTGCTTACACCTAGTGGCTCATATGGACAAAACCCTGATTGGCTACTGCCGTATTATTCCTCCCAATGTTGGCGGTAATGGTACCAATCCCAACCCGCGTATTGGCCGAGTACTGGTGTTACCAGACAACAGGCACCATGGCGTGGCTCGAGAGATTATGACCCGCGCTATTAAGCACTGTCATAGTAAATATGGTAAAAAACCGATTCAAATTGCAGCGCAAACCTATTTAATTCATTTTTATCAGTCGTTAGGTTTTGAAGCAGTAGGTCAACCCTATGAAGAAGATGGGTTAGATCATATCGATATGATTTTAAATGTGGCCAAACGCAAAAAAATGCCTGTGCCTGCTATTGCCAAAGAAGTGACAGTAAAAGGCGTTATGTCTAATTTAATATTATTTTTAATCGCCATTGGTATTGTGGGCCTATTGTACTTATTAATTTAA